In Candidatus Binatia bacterium, one genomic interval encodes:
- the aroB gene encoding 3-dehydroquinate synthase: MNQSSARHLADPRTETVTVELGDRSYPIVIGSRLLEELGTRLAIRFGGGSVAVVTNPTVGHLYLSGVETALRHAGFDVVKVEIPDGEAHKNLTWLAFIYDRLLDAGLERSSPIVALGGGVIGDLAGFAAATFLRGVPFVQVPTTLLAQVDSSVGGKTGINHPAGKNLIGAFYQPGLVLIDIATLKTLPRRELVAGLAEVIKYGVILDAKLFALVEKELDGILSLDEELLRYVVRRCCELKAMVVHRDERESDYRSILNFGHTVGHALEALTGYQRYLHGEAVAVGMAFAAKLSSVRGYCTKETTQRIGELLKRAGLPVEMPQGVSEQQLASAIKGDKKVSSGKVKFVCIEDLGRTRFEHFTGPEVAALAAR; this comes from the coding sequence GTGAACCAGAGCAGCGCCCGGCACTTGGCCGACCCACGTACCGAGACGGTCACGGTGGAACTCGGTGATCGTTCGTATCCGATCGTCATCGGCAGTCGCTTGCTCGAAGAACTCGGTACGCGCTTGGCGATCCGATTCGGCGGCGGTTCCGTCGCCGTTGTGACGAATCCTACCGTGGGGCATCTCTATCTGAGTGGCGTCGAGACAGCGTTGCGGCATGCGGGATTTGATGTCGTCAAGGTGGAAATTCCAGATGGTGAAGCGCACAAGAATCTGACCTGGCTTGCTTTCATCTACGATCGTTTGCTGGATGCGGGCCTCGAACGCTCGTCCCCGATCGTGGCCCTCGGCGGCGGCGTGATCGGCGATCTTGCCGGCTTCGCCGCAGCAACCTTTCTGCGCGGTGTGCCGTTCGTGCAGGTGCCAACCACCCTGCTGGCACAGGTGGATTCCAGCGTGGGTGGCAAGACCGGCATCAATCATCCAGCCGGAAAGAATCTGATCGGCGCGTTCTACCAACCGGGATTGGTGCTGATCGACATCGCGACGCTGAAGACCCTCCCGCGGCGCGAGCTGGTGGCTGGCTTGGCTGAGGTGATCAAGTACGGCGTGATTCTGGATGCGAAGTTGTTCGCGCTCGTCGAGAAAGAACTCGATGGCATTCTGTCGCTGGACGAGGAGTTGCTGCGCTACGTGGTGCGACGCTGCTGCGAGCTGAAGGCCATGGTGGTCCATCGCGACGAGCGTGAATCCGACTATCGCTCGATTTTGAATTTTGGCCACACCGTGGGTCACGCCCTCGAAGCGCTCACCGGATACCAACGTTATCTGCACGGAGAAGCGGTTGCCGTCGGCATGGCCTTTGCTGCCAAGCTTTCATCCGTTCGCGGCTACTGCACCAAGGAAACAACGCAGCGCATCGGGGAATTGCTGAAGCGGGCGGGGCTGCCGGTCGAAATGCCGCAGGGAGTGTCGGAGCAGCAATTGGCTAGCGCCATCAAGGGCGACAAGAAAGTATCGAGTGGCAAGGTGAAGTTCGTTTGCATCGAGGATCTGGGCCGAACCCGATTTGAGCACTTCACGGGGCCTGAGGTGGCTGCGCTGGCGGCGAGGTGA
- a CDS encoding pilus assembly protein PilP — translation MKALGAMLALLALPWLASAHAEQASPPAAVDGGASAAPATTAKGATHRDPFRPFTLDMHPEARVQATPLQRYDLGQLTVVATMWDVNPPRAMVEDSFGMGYIVTLGTPIGRNGGVVTAIEPQRVVVEERGLDLYGKEQTNRIVLETPKEEGPSQPVRERK, via the coding sequence GTGAAGGCGCTTGGGGCCATGTTGGCACTGCTTGCTCTGCCCTGGCTTGCGTCGGCGCACGCCGAGCAAGCATCACCGCCAGCGGCTGTCGATGGCGGTGCGAGCGCAGCGCCCGCTACGACGGCAAAGGGGGCCACGCATCGCGATCCCTTCCGTCCTTTCACCCTGGATATGCACCCCGAAGCACGTGTCCAAGCGACACCGCTGCAGCGGTACGACCTCGGCCAGCTGACGGTCGTCGCCACCATGTGGGATGTGAATCCGCCGCGGGCCATGGTCGAGGACAGCTTTGGCATGGGGTACATCGTCACGCTTGGAACGCCTATCGGACGTAACGGTGGCGTGGTCACGGCAATCGAACCGCAACGTGTGGTGGTGGAGGAACGCGGGCTCGATTTATACGGTAAAGAGCAAACCAATCGGATCGTTTTGGAGACGCCCAAGGAGGAGGGTCCCAGTCAACCAGTACGGGAGCGGAAATGA
- a CDS encoding type 4a pilus biogenesis protein PilO: protein MNELLDRFIELPARQRILLLVGAVVLVFAAYANFLYWPRSAEIERKGRHHEDLRQDRNRKAALVSNLDRTREEVAKLNGDLRSAIAQLPDTKEIPDLLSNISSLGRESGLEIIQFRQRPEQYEDFYAAVPVDILVRGAYNQVAAFFDKVSRMARIVNVTNVAIKSPPKAEGDTVPLDTSCAAVTFRFLDAAERERIAKQKEKEKGGKP from the coding sequence ATGAACGAGCTGCTCGATCGATTTATCGAGTTGCCGGCACGCCAGCGGATACTGCTCCTGGTGGGCGCAGTGGTGCTGGTCTTCGCGGCGTATGCCAACTTCCTGTACTGGCCGCGGAGCGCTGAAATTGAGCGGAAGGGACGGCACCATGAGGATCTTCGTCAAGACCGGAATCGGAAGGCGGCGCTCGTGTCTAACCTCGACCGCACGCGGGAAGAGGTCGCGAAGCTCAACGGCGACCTCCGGTCGGCCATCGCCCAGCTTCCTGACACCAAAGAGATCCCCGATCTATTGAGCAATATTTCGTCTCTCGGCCGGGAATCGGGCTTGGAGATCATCCAGTTCAGGCAGCGGCCGGAGCAGTACGAAGATTTCTACGCTGCGGTCCCGGTCGATATCCTGGTGCGGGGCGCCTACAACCAGGTGGCCGCTTTTTTTGACAAGGTGTCGCGCATGGCCCGCATCGTCAATGTCACCAACGTGGCCATCAAGAGCCCACCCAAAGCTGAGGGCGATACCGTTCCGTTGGACACCTCGTGCGCGGCCGTGACCTTTCGGTTTCTCGATGCGGCCGAGCGCGAACGTATCGCCAAGCAGAAGGAGAAGGAAAAAGGGGGTAAGCCGTGA
- the pilQ gene encoding type IV pilus secretin PilQ, protein MCVATLTGCVRRGVTSEEAVSPAVSSVEAGAQGELTETALPQAAGAPAAAALDVREIKLIEDNGQHGLFVKLNRAPSGVTHYALAQPNRLVIEVAGADGEGETSAQKYAVNDPVINEVRVARHEGKIRLTLGLRGDTVPTCTVDSLNDTVIAFLGEPTGGTQPVREQVVFTRRAVGNLPLETAAASVAPQPETKPARLASPPPKPLAERQDAPASARRDDAPRVTPGGPRQPYHGQHVSLDFKDADIHNVLRLLAEVSKLNVVATDDVRGKVTLRLFDVPWDQALDIVLQVLNLESEQEGNVIRISTVKRLREEREELRRAQEAAKAVEPLRVEYLRVNYAKASKLAEIISGRVAAGATRQAAQGGQTEMGVLTNRGSVFVDEYSNTLVVRDIQRGIDNARELVRRLDVQTPQVLIESSIVEATTDFARDLGVQWGYKHSVGPQTGNPTGVNFPGTIGLGGSGLGTAANGLPFIADFPANVKLGSGSALDLALGSIDGSQALDIRLSALETQGKARIISRPRVVTLNSVAATIKSLTILRVKLPGTGTVINTGAGGAAGATSTATEKIETGIILNVTPQVSSDGFVLLDIFAKSSQADFTHLTDGIPNEISREANSHVLIKEGQTVVLGGIYRDNADSQQSGIPFLKDIPGLGWLFRDTNRSDRREDLLVFLTPRVMGGPTRGLPSAEELWTHRE, encoded by the coding sequence ATGTGCGTCGCGACGCTTACGGGATGCGTGCGGCGTGGTGTTACCTCCGAAGAAGCGGTGTCGCCTGCCGTCTCCTCTGTGGAAGCCGGTGCGCAGGGAGAGCTCACTGAGACTGCGCTTCCGCAGGCCGCGGGGGCGCCGGCCGCCGCCGCGCTCGATGTTCGCGAGATTAAGCTCATAGAGGATAACGGCCAGCACGGCTTGTTTGTCAAGCTGAACCGGGCTCCGTCTGGGGTGACGCATTACGCCCTGGCGCAGCCTAATCGCCTGGTGATCGAAGTCGCGGGCGCCGACGGCGAAGGCGAAACCAGCGCCCAAAAGTATGCTGTGAACGACCCGGTGATTAACGAAGTCCGGGTCGCCCGTCACGAAGGCAAGATCCGTCTCACGTTGGGACTGCGCGGCGACACCGTGCCGACCTGTACGGTGGACAGTCTCAACGATACCGTCATCGCTTTCCTCGGAGAACCGACCGGGGGGACTCAGCCGGTGCGGGAGCAAGTCGTTTTCACGCGCCGCGCCGTCGGAAACCTGCCTCTGGAAACGGCGGCGGCCTCTGTGGCGCCGCAGCCGGAGACCAAGCCCGCGCGGCTCGCTTCTCCGCCACCGAAGCCGCTCGCCGAGCGTCAAGACGCTCCAGCCAGTGCGCGTAGGGATGACGCGCCTCGGGTTACTCCGGGAGGCCCACGTCAGCCCTATCATGGCCAGCATGTGTCGTTGGACTTCAAGGATGCCGATATCCACAACGTGCTGCGTTTGCTGGCCGAGGTCAGCAAACTCAATGTTGTGGCCACGGATGACGTGCGCGGCAAGGTGACGCTGCGCCTGTTCGACGTCCCCTGGGACCAAGCTCTCGACATCGTCCTCCAGGTGCTGAACCTCGAAAGCGAGCAGGAGGGCAACGTCATCCGCATTTCGACGGTCAAACGGTTGCGCGAAGAGCGTGAGGAACTGCGGAGAGCGCAGGAGGCTGCCAAGGCTGTCGAGCCGCTGCGAGTCGAATACCTTCGCGTCAACTACGCGAAGGCAAGCAAACTGGCGGAGATCATCAGCGGCCGTGTAGCTGCGGGTGCCACTCGGCAGGCGGCGCAAGGTGGTCAGACGGAAATGGGAGTGCTGACCAACCGCGGTAGCGTCTTCGTCGATGAGTATTCCAATACCCTGGTGGTGCGTGACATCCAACGCGGCATTGATAACGCCCGCGAACTGGTCCGCCGCCTCGACGTGCAAACGCCGCAGGTGTTGATTGAATCCAGTATCGTCGAGGCGACCACGGATTTCGCCCGCGACCTGGGTGTGCAGTGGGGATATAAGCATTCGGTCGGACCGCAGACCGGAAACCCGACCGGGGTCAATTTCCCCGGTACCATCGGGCTTGGTGGCTCAGGCCTGGGTACGGCGGCCAATGGGTTGCCGTTTATCGCCGATTTTCCGGCCAACGTTAAATTAGGGTCCGGCAGCGCGCTCGATTTGGCGCTGGGATCGATTGATGGCAGCCAGGCGCTGGACATCCGACTGTCCGCTCTCGAAACACAGGGCAAGGCACGGATCATTTCCCGTCCTCGGGTCGTGACCCTGAACAGCGTGGCGGCCACCATCAAGAGCCTGACGATCCTGCGCGTCAAACTGCCGGGGACCGGCACGGTCATCAACACCGGCGCGGGAGGGGCCGCTGGAGCCACATCGACTGCGACGGAAAAGATCGAGACCGGCATCATCCTGAACGTCACGCCACAAGTTTCGTCTGACGGGTTTGTGCTGCTCGACATATTCGCCAAATCCAGCCAGGCGGATTTCACGCACCTGACCGACGGCATTCCAAACGAAATCAGCCGCGAGGCCAATTCACACGTCTTGATCAAGGAAGGTCAGACGGTTGTGTTGGGAGGCATCTACCGCGACAACGCGGACTCCCAGCAGTCGGGGATTCCGTTCCTGAAGGACATCCCCGGTTTGGGCTGGCTGTTCCGGGATACCAATCGAAGCGACCGCCGTGAGGACCTGCTCGTATTCCTGACACCGCGGGTGATGGGCGGACCAACTCGAGGGCTGCCTTCGGCCGAAGAACTATGGACGCATCGCGAGTAA